A genome region from Cucurbita pepo subsp. pepo cultivar mu-cu-16 chromosome LG02, ASM280686v2, whole genome shotgun sequence includes the following:
- the LOC111787688 gene encoding formin-like protein 20 isoform X2, with protein MALFRKLFCRKPPDRLLEMSERVYVFDCCFSTDVLEEDEYKVYFASIIPKLQDHFPDASFMVFNFSERKRKTRTSDILSHYGMTVMEYPLQYEGCPLLPLEMIHHFIRSSESWLSSERQKNVLLMNCEQGGWPILAFMLSGLLLYRKQYEGEQKTLEMVYRQAPRELFHVLSQINSQPSQMRYLQYISRRNLGSDWPPPDSPLILECLILRDLPMLDGGKGCRPIIRIYSQDPLTPRNKSPKLAFSSAKMKKHGCQYLQAASGLVKLDVHCHVQGDVVLECIHLDGDLIREEVIFRVMFHTAFVHSNNLKLNRDEVDIIWDAKGQFPKDFGVEVLFLDADDAVPNVSPVTKSDDKIEIEYDVQMVHANEVDDIDHQTVWKEDADPPTFQRCKSFGGSRNLDKKIDCNVEAVKDITVDDVTFKRDEKMDSGLHVVKDIVMDYSDKKPNPPLFSVNVLRRMGIKELIDDVYNKLEEVEHQGYLEDTAIPDFESKVPAKKLDSDAWRLKYEKLQPLASRKQPSSTAKLLNNTTLAKQKTKQPEDQGSLIQEKPKTLSRWTPHDKESYINSMHVFYPSSWHTGASATCISSPTRDSYSYSTSKPASITLGLLLSTDTADEQNCNMVSPRRPLCCSATETPTSKPQSPLSSPNQLPNAILHQDPTLRSPALHANTSFLHTSSPKSSLPPSSYIHINARSPPPPPPPPPPPPPLPPPPSSHVASKSSALVRGNAPKHRAPPVPPPPPVRKAQPQLPPPQPPRSPGALLPPRLSNAGAFPPPPPPPPPIQKAPPHLIQGRQALKSPTTCVVSSSLPSPISNAPSPPPPTTGPLPLVPSPSRPSGGMSPHPVAKGVNSSTDVKTSSVVRGRGFSRSMGMGVAAIGPQRSSLKPLHWSKVTRVLQGSLWEELQRFGDPESAPEFDVAELETLFSVTVPKPIVDSGGKSGGRRKSVGSKLDKVHLIDLRRANNTEIMLTKVRMPLSDMMAAVLSMDESILDVDQVENLIKFCPTKEEMELLKGYCGDKEKLGKCEQYFLEMMQVPRVESKLRVFSFKIHFSSQIIEFRKSLNTVNSVCQEVKNSCKLKEILKRILCLGNMLNQGTARGSAIGFRLDSLSKLTDTRATNNKMTLMHYLCKVLASKSPSLLDFHLDLSSLEAASKIQLKSLAEEMQAITKGLEKVKQELVASESDGPISEAFRKTLKGFVTLAEKEVESVTVLYSGTGRNADALTQYFGEDPARCPFEQVTGTLFHFTRSFMKAHAENCKQLEMEMRRLRK; from the exons ATGGCGCTGTTTAGAAAATTGTTCTGCCGGAAGCCTCCAGATCGGCTTCTAGAGATGTCGGAGAGAGTTTACG TGTTTGATTGTTGCTTCTCTACGGACGTCTTGGAAGAGGATGAATACAAAGTGTACTTTGCTAGCATTATACCAAAGCTGCAAGACCACTTTCCTGATGCTTCTTTCATGGTGTTTAACTTTAGTGAACGAAAGAGGAAGACTAGAACTTCAGATATATTGTCTCATTATGGTATGACAGTTATGGAGTATCCTCTGCAATATGAAGGGTGTCCACTACTGCCATTGGAGATGATCCACCACTTCATTCGGTCGAGTGAAAGCTGGTTGTCCTCTGAGAGACAGAAAAATGTATTGTTGATGAACTGTGAACAAGGAGGATGGCCAATCCTTGCTTTCATGCTTTCAGGTCTCTTATTGTACCGCAAACAATATGAGGGGGAGCAAAAGACCCTTGAAATGGTCTACAGGCAAGCTCCTAGAGAACTTTTCCATGTTCTTTCTCAGATAAACTCACAGCCTTCTCAAATGAGATACCTTCAGTATATTTCTAGGAGAAACCTAGGTTCTGATTGGCCTCCACCTGATTCACCTCTAATTTTAGAGTGTCTGATACTTCGGGACCTTCCGATGCTTGATGGAGGAAAAGGGTGCAGGCCTATCATACGCATTTACAGCCAGGACCCATTAACACCACGAAATAAAAGTCCAAAACTTGCTTTTTCTAGTGCAAAGATGAAAAAACATGGTTGCCAGTATCTACAG GCAGCAAGCGGACTGGTAAAACTGGACGTCCATTGTCATGTTCAAGGGGATGTTGTTCTTGAGTGCATCCATTTAGATGGTGATCTAATACGCGAGGAAGTGATATTTAGAGTCATGTTTCACACGGCGTTTGTGCATTCAAACAATTTGAAGCTCAATCGTGATGAGGTTGATATTATATGGGATGCCAAGGGGCAGTTTCCTAAAGATTTTGGAGTAGAG GTACTTTTTCTGGATGCTGATGATGCAGTGCCAAACGTCTCTCCTGTAACGAAAAGTGatgacaaaattgaaata GAATACGATGTTCAAATGGTACATGCTAATGAAGTAGATGATATTGATCATCAAACAGTTTGGAAGGAAGATGCAGATCCTCCTACATTCCAACGCTGTAAATCTTTTGGAGGGAGTCGAAACTTGGACAAGAAGATCGATTGTAACGTTGAAGCAGTGAAGGACATCACTGTCGATGACGTGACTTTCAAGCGAGATGAAAAAATGGACTCTGGTCTTCATGTAGTGAAGGACATTGTTATGGATTATTCAGATAAAAAGCCAAATCCTCCGCTATTTTCTGTTAACGTACTGAGACGCATGGGAATCAAGGAACTGATAGACGATGTGTACAACAAGTTGGAAGAGGTTGAGCATCAAGGGTATCTAGAAGATACTGCTATTCCAGACTTCGAATCGAAGGTTCCTGCGAAAAAGTTGGATTCTGATGCGTGGAGGCTTAAATATGAGAAGTTGCAGCCACTAGCATCTAGGAAACAGCCTTCGTCAACAGCTAAGCTATTAAATAATACAACCTTAGCTAAACAGAAGACCAAACAACCAGAAGATCAGGGCTCTCTTATAcaggaaaaaccaaaaactcTTTCTAGATGGACTCCACATGACAAAGAATCTTACATAAACTCCATGCATGTGTTTTATCCATCATCATGGCATACTGGTGCCTCAGCAACATGTATTAGTTCTCCTACTAGAGATTCTTATTCATATTCAACTTCAAAACCTGCTTCTATTACTTTAGGACTGCTGCTGTCAACTGATACAGCAGATGAACAAAACTGTAACATGGTGAGTCCTAGAAGGCCTTTATGTTGTTCTGCAACAGAGACTCCCACGAGTAAACCACAATCCCCACTTAGCTCCCCAAACCAATTACCAAATGCTATTCTGCATCAAGATCCTACTCTACGGTCACCAGCTCTTCATGCTAACACGTCTTTCTTGCATACATCATCTCCTAAATCTTCTTTGCCACCCTCTTCATATATTCACATAAATGCTAGAtctccaccacctccaccaccaccaccaccaccaccaccaccactacCTCCTCCACCTTCCAGTCACGTGGCCTCTAAAAGTTCAGCGTTGGTGCGTGGAAATGCACCTAAGCATAGAGCTCCACCAGTACCACCTCCACCTCCTGTACGTAAAGCTCAACCACAATTACCTCCCCCACAGCCACCCCGTTCACCTGGAGCTTTGCTTCCTCCACGCCTATCTAATGCTGGAGCTTTTCCACCACCCCCTCCCCCACCTCCTCCAATTCAGAAAGCTCCTCCACATTTAATCCAAGGGCGACAGGCTTTAAAATCTCCAACAACCTGTGTGGTGTCATCATCATTGCCGTCTCCAATTTCTAATGCGCCATCACCTCCTCCACCTACGACAGGTCCCCTTCCACTGGTTCCTTCTCCTTCCAGACCTTCAGGAGGTATGTCTCCACACCCGGTAGCTAAAGGAGTAAattcttcaactgatgtgaaaACATCATCTGTTGTGAGGGGACGTGGGTTCTCGCGGTCAATGGGCATGGGGGTGGCTGCTATAGGACCTCAACGATCATCATTAAAACCTCTGCATTGGAGCAAGGTGACTCGGGTACTACAAGGGAGCTTATGGGAAGAATtgcaaagatttggagatcCTGAAAG TGCACCAGAATTTGATGTAGCTGAGCTGGAGACACTTTTCTCTGTGACTGTCCCTAAACCTATTGTTGATTCAGGAGGTAAATCTGGAGGACGAAGGAAGTCAGTTGGATCAAAACTGGACAAAGTTCACTTG ATTGATCTTAGGCGGGCAAATAACACTGAAATCATGCTAACAAAAGTTAGAATGCCACTGTCTGACATGATG GCAGCAGTACTCTCCATGGATGAATCCATATTAGATGTAGATCAAGTGGAAAATCTTATCAAATTTTGCCCCACCAAAGAGGAGATGGAACTTCTCAAG GGATACTGTGGTGACAAGGAAAAACTCGGAAAGTGCGAACAG TACTTTTTGGAGATGATGCAAGTTCCTCGTGTGGAGTCGAAGTTAAGAGTGTTCTCTTTTAAGATTCACTTCAGCTCTCAG ATAATAGAGTTCAGAAAAAGCCTAAACACTGTAAACTCTGTCTGTCAAGAG GTGAAGAACTCTTGCAAATTGAAGGAAATATTGAAGAGAATTCTTTGCCTGGGAAATATGCTGAACCAAGGAACTGCTAGGG GTTCTGCCATTGGATTCAGGTTGGATAGTCTCTCGAAACTCACTGATACACGTGCTACTAACAATAAGATGACTCTCATGCATTATCTCTGTAAG GTCCTTGCTTCGAAGTCACCGTCGCTTCTTGATTTTCATCTGGACCTTAGTAGCTTGGAAGCCGCATCTAAG ATACAATTGAAGTCCTTGGCAGAAGAAATGCAAGCAATAACAAAAGGATTGGAAAAGGTGAAGCAAGAACTAGTTGCATCTGAAAGCGACGGCCCCATCTCCGAAGCTTTTCGTAAG ACATTGAAAGGATTTGTTACTCTTGCCGAGAAGGAGGTGGAATCTGTGACCGTTCTTTACTCGGGGACG GGTAGAAATGCGGACGCACTTACACAATATTTTGGCGAGGATCCTGCCCGTTGTCCATTTGAACAAG TTACAGGAACTCTCTTCCATTTTACTCGTTCCTTTATGAAAGCACACGCAGAGAATTGCAAGCAGTTGGAAATGGAGATGAGAAGGCTGAGAAAATAa